The Acidimicrobiales bacterium genome has a window encoding:
- a CDS encoding M23 family metallopeptidase — translation QPPPPAPDPGPGPAAPGDPAPPADAPPAAAGESPPAPAPATTPDGGPPGEPGAPAAPPGAGPAAPGQPGPPGQPGAAGGPDNGPPAAPGAPPGDVPPDARRAMASVRRSGPNSTLRLLEALQPLRALGMSEAEVVAAGFGRFPVGGVATFTHDWFFPRFTPTFHLHEGTDIFARTGTPVRAPADGMLRLAQGGSGGLAAYVYEPNGTYYYMAHLSAFVPGQKPGQQVTTGEIVGYVGDSGNAEGGSPHVHFEYHPAPTRTVTSGTGKSRKVTTVVRPVAVGSVLPPVDPKALLDQWLADALAAAPRLVASAEAAHRAASASATAARAGPAAAPVATGGPPRAQLLWASSVSPSAGAVRLAEAAAMDAAAAFDWSEAARRHAEALAEQAAAEARVAAILEPLTPPGLRRPAPAGD, via the coding sequence CCCAGCCCCCTCCGCCAGCCCCGGACCCGGGGCCGGGGCCCGCCGCCCCGGGCGACCCTGCGCCGCCTGCCGACGCGCCGCCAGCGGCGGCCGGTGAGTCACCGCCTGCGCCGGCGCCGGCGACCACGCCGGACGGGGGGCCGCCCGGCGAGCCCGGCGCGCCGGCCGCACCGCCCGGCGCCGGGCCGGCGGCCCCCGGCCAGCCCGGCCCGCCCGGTCAACCGGGTGCGGCGGGCGGGCCCGACAACGGTCCCCCGGCGGCGCCCGGCGCACCGCCCGGCGACGTGCCGCCCGACGCCCGCCGGGCCATGGCCTCCGTCCGCCGCTCCGGGCCCAACAGCACGCTGCGCCTGCTGGAAGCCCTCCAGCCCCTGCGTGCGCTCGGCATGAGCGAGGCCGAGGTGGTGGCCGCCGGGTTCGGCCGGTTCCCGGTGGGCGGCGTCGCCACCTTCACCCACGACTGGTTCTTCCCGCGCTTCACCCCCACGTTCCACCTGCACGAGGGCACCGACATCTTCGCCAGGACGGGGACGCCGGTGCGGGCGCCGGCCGACGGGATGCTGCGGCTCGCCCAGGGAGGATCGGGCGGCCTGGCCGCCTACGTCTACGAGCCCAACGGCACCTATTACTACATGGCCCACCTCAGCGCCTTCGTGCCGGGCCAGAAGCCGGGCCAGCAGGTCACCACGGGTGAGATCGTCGGCTACGTCGGCGACTCCGGCAATGCCGAGGGCGGCAGCCCCCACGTCCACTTCGAGTACCACCCGGCGCCCACCCGGACGGTGACCTCGGGCACGGGCAAGAGCCGCAAGGTCACGACCGTGGTCCGGCCCGTCGCCGTCGGGTCGGTCCTGCCTCCGGTGGACCCCAAGGCGCTCCTCGACCAGTGGCTGGCCGATGCGCTGGCCGCTGCGCCCCGACTGGTCGCCTCGGCGGAGGCGGCGCACCGGGCCGCGTCCGCGTCCGCGACGGCGGCCAGGGCCGGCCCGGCGGCGGCGCCCGTCGCCACCGGGGGGCCGCCCCGGGCGCAGCTGCTGTGGGCGTCGTCGGTGAGCCCGTCGGCGGGCGCCGTGCGCCTGGCCGAGGCCGCGGCCATGGATGCCGCCGCGGCGTTCGACTGGTCCGAGGCGGCTCGGCGCCATGCGGAGGCGCTGGCCGAGCAGGCCGCCGCCGAGGCGCGGGTGGCCGCGATCCTGGAGCCGCTGACACCTCCGGGGCTGCGCCGGCCCGCCCCCGCCGGCGACTGA
- a CDS encoding YajQ family cyclic di-GMP-binding protein, with protein MPTFDVVSEVDMQEVKNAVDQATREIATRFDFKDTGSSVELSGQELHLASSTEDRLRAVLQVVEEKLVKRQISLKALDRGKVEEAAKGTVRQTVTLNAGISSDNARKINKFIKDRGVKGVSSQTQGDQVRVSGKKRDDLQAVIAALKAEDFGIPLQFSNFRD; from the coding sequence GTGCCCACCTTCGATGTCGTGTCCGAGGTCGACATGCAAGAGGTGAAGAACGCCGTCGACCAGGCCACCCGCGAGATCGCCACCCGCTTCGACTTCAAGGACACCGGGTCGTCCGTCGAGCTCTCCGGCCAGGAGCTCCACCTGGCGTCCTCCACCGAGGACCGCCTGCGGGCGGTGCTCCAGGTCGTCGAGGAGAAGCTGGTGAAGCGCCAGATCTCCCTGAAGGCCCTCGACCGGGGCAAGGTCGAGGAGGCCGCCAAGGGGACGGTCCGCCAGACGGTCACCCTCAACGCCGGCATCTCGTCGGACAACGCCAGGAAGATCAACAAGTTCATCAAGGACCGGGGCGTGAAGGGCGTCTCGTCACAGACGCAGGGGGACCAGGTCCGGGTGTCGGGGAAGAAGCGCGACGACCTCCAGGCCGTGATCGCCGCCCTCAAGGCGGAGGACTTCGGCATCCCCCTCCAGTTCAGCAACTTCCGCGACTGA
- a CDS encoding DUF1059 domain-containing protein produces MYEHSCKTAGAAGCNWKIRANSEEELKQKVVKHAASKHGVKNMTDTIYNYLRDTAAR; encoded by the coding sequence ATGTACGAGCACAGCTGCAAGACGGCGGGTGCCGCGGGCTGCAACTGGAAGATCCGGGCGAACAGCGAGGAAGAGCTGAAGCAGAAGGTCGTGAAGCACGCCGCCAGCAAGCACGGCGTGAAGAACATGACCGACACCATCTACAACTACCTGCGGGACACCGCCGCCCGCTGA
- a CDS encoding NAD(P)/FAD-dependent oxidoreductase: protein MTRPGGAGVDADVVVVGAGLAGLTAARDLAAAGLNVAVLEARARVGGRTMTVVPAEGGWFDLGATWHWSDQPEIRALATDLGVEAFPEPTRGRALHEPVDGPPVPVALPPEPAVLLRFRGGTEQLCGRLADRLPDGVAFEETVVAVERQGGGVAVTSDSGGIRTTTTARRVIVAVPPRLVVERVSFHPALPPHLFAVMEATPTWMGEALKCVAVYESPFWREDGWSGSAFSDVGPLSEVHDGSVPAGPGALWGFVALDVDHRDLSPDERVPRVLEQLGRLFGPPAADPVRYVERDWSADPNTCEDVHRHVAPAAYGHRVYAEAQWDGRLWWAGTETEAVGGGHLEGAVRSGRRAAREVIASLV from the coding sequence GTGACGCGGCCCGGCGGCGCCGGCGTCGACGCCGACGTCGTGGTGGTCGGGGCCGGCCTGGCCGGCCTCACGGCGGCGCGGGACCTCGCCGCCGCCGGGCTGAACGTCGCCGTCCTGGAGGCGCGGGCGCGCGTCGGCGGCCGGACCATGACCGTGGTCCCCGCCGAGGGCGGCTGGTTCGACCTGGGCGCCACCTGGCACTGGTCCGACCAGCCCGAGATCCGCGCCCTGGCCACCGACCTCGGGGTGGAGGCGTTCCCCGAGCCCACCCGGGGCCGGGCGCTCCACGAGCCGGTCGACGGCCCGCCCGTGCCCGTCGCCCTGCCGCCGGAGCCCGCCGTCCTGCTCCGCTTCAGGGGCGGGACCGAGCAGCTGTGCGGACGACTGGCCGACCGGCTGCCCGACGGCGTGGCGTTCGAGGAGACGGTGGTCGCCGTGGAGCGCCAGGGAGGCGGCGTCGCCGTCACGTCGGACTCCGGCGGCATCCGCACGACGACGACGGCGCGCCGGGTGATCGTCGCCGTGCCGCCGCGGCTCGTCGTCGAGCGCGTCTCGTTCCATCCCGCGTTGCCGCCCCACCTCTTCGCCGTCATGGAGGCGACACCGACGTGGATGGGCGAGGCGCTCAAGTGCGTGGCCGTGTACGAGTCGCCGTTCTGGCGGGAGGACGGCTGGTCCGGGTCGGCGTTCAGCGACGTCGGGCCGCTATCCGAGGTGCACGACGGCTCGGTGCCCGCCGGTCCGGGCGCCCTGTGGGGGTTCGTGGCGCTCGACGTCGACCACCGCGACCTCTCGCCCGACGAGCGGGTGCCCCGGGTCCTCGAGCAGCTGGGCCGGCTGTTCGGGCCGCCGGCCGCCGATCCCGTCCGGTACGTCGAACGGGACTGGTCGGCCGATCCCAACACGTGCGAGGACGTCCACCGCCACGTCGCCCCGGCGGCCTACGGCCATCGCGTCTACGCCGAGGCCCAGTGGGACGGCCGCTTGTGGTGGGCGGGCACGGAGACCGAGGCGGTGGGCGGCGGCCACCTCGAGGGCGCCGTACGGTCGGGCCGGCGGGCGGCCCGGGAGGTCATCGCGTCCCTCGTGTGA
- a CDS encoding iron ABC transporter substrate-binding protein: MPNIRARASVLAVLAALTLAACGAGGGDGDALVVYSGRNENLVRPLLDRFEEQSGIELDVRYADTAELLPTILEEGGRTRADVFFSQDAGALGELGRKGLTRPLPADILDLVDPRFRDTGSRWVGVTARARVIAYNTDRLKPEQLPRSVLDVTRPEWKDRVGFPPTNASFVAFVTSLRATVGDARTRQFLEGLKANGAKRFDNNILTIDAVASGEVDLGLTNHYYLYSEFKERPDVHVANFYPGQEEGGEGTFVNVAGVAVLAGTDKGPAGEQFVRFLLSEEAQRFFRDETTEYPLRRGVDAVAELPPLASLKTIDLPLSELGRDLEGTVQLLKDVGLT; the protein is encoded by the coding sequence GTGCCGAACATCCGGGCCCGGGCGTCCGTCCTCGCGGTGCTGGCCGCGCTCACGCTGGCCGCGTGCGGCGCGGGCGGCGGTGACGGGGACGCTCTGGTCGTCTACTCCGGGCGCAACGAGAACCTCGTCCGGCCGCTCCTCGACCGCTTCGAGGAGCAGAGCGGCATCGAGCTGGACGTCCGGTACGCCGACACGGCCGAGTTGCTCCCCACCATCCTCGAGGAGGGCGGGCGCACCCGGGCCGACGTGTTCTTCAGCCAGGACGCCGGCGCCCTGGGCGAGCTGGGCCGGAAGGGGCTCACCCGGCCGCTCCCGGCCGACATCCTCGACCTGGTGGACCCCCGCTTCCGGGACACCGGGTCGCGCTGGGTCGGCGTCACCGCCCGTGCCCGCGTCATCGCCTACAACACCGACCGCCTGAAGCCCGAGCAGCTCCCCAGGAGCGTGCTGGACGTCACCAGGCCGGAGTGGAAGGACCGCGTCGGCTTCCCCCCCACCAACGCCTCGTTCGTGGCGTTCGTGACGTCCCTCCGGGCGACGGTGGGCGACGCCCGCACCCGCCAGTTCCTCGAAGGGCTCAAGGCGAACGGCGCCAAGCGCTTCGACAACAACATCCTCACCATCGACGCGGTGGCGTCGGGCGAGGTCGACCTGGGGCTGACGAACCACTACTACCTGTACAGCGAATTCAAGGAGCGCCCCGACGTCCACGTCGCCAACTTCTACCCGGGCCAGGAGGAGGGCGGGGAGGGGACGTTCGTGAACGTGGCCGGCGTGGCCGTCCTCGCCGGCACCGACAAGGGCCCGGCCGGCGAACAGTTCGTCCGCTTTCTGCTGTCGGAGGAGGCGCAGCGCTTCTTCCGCGACGAGACCACCGAGTACCCGCTGCGGAGGGGCGTGGACGCCGTCGCCGAGCTCCCCCCGCTGGCGTCGCTCAAGACCATCGACCTCCCCTTGAGCGAGCTGGGCCGGGACCTGGAGGGCACCGTCCAGCTGCTGAAGGACGTCGGGCTCACCTGA
- a CDS encoding iron ABC transporter permease, which yields MAPVVDVPVVAPPVAPQSADPRPSGQARRRTPPALAVAGAAIGAAMALPLAHLVLRAGEADDPWGLVASSRVLGFLWGTLRLALAVTALTLVVGVGLAWLIERTDLPARRLLGLAAALPLVVPTYVGALALKAAFGPEGLLVEVPGLVGFWGVTLALGLSTYPYVYLLARATLASSDPALEEAARALGDGPVRTFRRVVLPQLRPAAAAGGLLSFLYVLSDFGAVSILQYDTLTRGIFLEYRSLTADRAPAAVLGVVLVVLTIVAISAERVLRGPLVARPASSGHRPPPVVPLGRWRAPAAGAVAGVVAAGLLLPVGVVAYWASVGSSASSGDVVARAAWTSVGLSAAAALVAVALAVPVAVLGVRHRSRLSRAVETLCYAGYALPGLVVGLALVFFANRYLPAVYQTLSLVVAAYVVRFLPEALGAVRSSLGRVDPALEEAGRSLGRRPLAVTATITLPLVRPGLLAGAALVFLTAMKELPATLLLRPAGADTLAVRVWTGASEGLYAQAAPAALLLIAVSALVLLPLRPARMGR from the coding sequence ATGGCACCGGTGGTGGACGTCCCGGTCGTCGCGCCCCCGGTCGCGCCGCAGAGCGCCGATCCGCGACCGTCTGGCCAGGCCCGCCGCCGCACGCCCCCGGCGCTCGCCGTGGCCGGCGCTGCCATCGGCGCGGCCATGGCCCTGCCCCTCGCCCACCTGGTGCTGCGCGCCGGCGAGGCCGACGACCCGTGGGGCCTCGTGGCGTCGTCGCGGGTGCTCGGCTTCCTGTGGGGGACGCTGCGCCTGGCGCTCGCCGTCACCGCCCTCACGCTGGTCGTCGGGGTGGGGCTGGCCTGGCTGATCGAGCGCACCGACCTCCCCGCCCGGCGCCTGCTCGGGCTGGCCGCCGCCCTGCCGCTCGTCGTGCCCACCTACGTCGGCGCGCTGGCCCTGAAGGCCGCCTTCGGGCCCGAGGGCCTGCTGGTCGAGGTCCCCGGGCTGGTGGGGTTCTGGGGCGTGACCCTCGCCCTCGGCCTGTCCACCTATCCGTACGTGTACCTGCTGGCCCGGGCCACCCTGGCGTCGTCGGACCCGGCCCTGGAGGAGGCGGCGCGGGCCCTGGGCGACGGGCCGGTGAGGACGTTCCGGCGGGTGGTCCTTCCGCAGCTCCGCCCGGCGGCGGCCGCCGGCGGGCTGCTGTCCTTCCTCTACGTGCTGTCCGACTTCGGGGCGGTGTCGATCCTCCAGTACGACACGCTGACCCGCGGCATCTTCCTGGAGTACCGGTCGCTCACGGCCGACCGGGCGCCGGCCGCCGTGCTGGGTGTCGTCCTCGTCGTCCTCACCATCGTGGCCATCTCGGCGGAGCGGGTGCTCCGCGGCCCCCTCGTCGCCCGCCCGGCGTCCTCCGGCCACCGCCCGCCGCCCGTCGTGCCCCTGGGCCGGTGGCGGGCCCCGGCCGCGGGTGCGGTGGCGGGGGTGGTGGCGGCCGGCCTGCTGCTGCCGGTCGGCGTGGTCGCGTACTGGGCGTCCGTCGGGTCCAGCGCCTCGTCCGGGGACGTGGTGGCCCGGGCTGCGTGGACGTCGGTCGGCCTGTCGGCGGCGGCCGCCTTGGTCGCCGTGGCGCTGGCCGTGCCGGTGGCGGTGCTCGGCGTGCGCCACCGGTCGCGCCTCAGCCGGGCCGTCGAGACGCTCTGCTACGCCGGGTACGCCCTGCCCGGCCTCGTCGTCGGCCTCGCCCTGGTGTTCTTCGCCAACCGCTACCTGCCGGCCGTCTACCAGACGCTGTCGCTGGTGGTCGCCGCCTACGTGGTGCGGTTCCTGCCCGAGGCGCTCGGGGCGGTGCGCTCGTCGCTGGGCCGGGTCGACCCGGCGCTGGAGGAGGCGGGCCGGTCGCTCGGGCGCCGCCCGCTGGCCGTCACCGCCACCATCACCCTTCCGCTCGTACGCCCGGGGCTGCTGGCGGGCGCCGCCCTGGTGTTCCTCACCGCCATGAAGGAGCTCCCCGCCACGCTGCTGCTCCGCCCCGCCGGAGCCGACACCCTGGCGGTGCGGGTGTGGACGGGAGCGTCCGAGGGGCTCTACGCCCAGGCCGCCCCGGCCGCCCTCCTCCTGATCGCCGTGTCGGCCCTGGTCCTCTTGCCGCTGCGACCGGCGAGAATGGGAAGGTGA